From the Dysgonomonadaceae bacterium PH5-43 genome, the window GTAGTGAATCGTTATGATGTTTCCATAAATTCCTGTCAACTATTTAATTATCTTCTGCAATATACTTATCCATTGACTTGATAAAAGAATTAATTTCTTCGCTTTTGTACTTGTCAATACAATTCATAATTATTGCTTTTGTATTTCCTAAATCGTCATGAGGTGATGCTTTTATATTTTCTACAAACTCTATAGCATAATCTTTAACCTCTTTGAATGCCTCTGGGGCATAACTTGAGATATCAAAGTAAACAGCTTGAGAGCTGTCTAATTCTTCAATATTCTTCTCCTTAAACCCATAGGTTATACATACACAAAGAAAATAATCTTTTAGTAACTCTCTATTGAAGATTAAATCTTCTCTTACAAGCTCTCCAGTCTTAAACTCTTTTAATGCAATATCTTTATTATGCTGATACTTTGCTGAACATCCAACTTGCATTATTATAAATAATATAGCTATATATTTACACATGACTTTTAGTAGTTTATAAAAATTACTTTTTTGCATTGCTTGTACTTTTTAGGCTTATTGTAGTTATTCGTGCTAATCAACAAACATACGAAATTCCTCATCGAAATCAAACATTTTTCTATATTTATTGAACAAACAGCCGAAAATACCCTAATCAGTGTGCTTCGCACAAGTTAAAAGTTGGCGCAAAGCAACTCTAATCTGCTT encodes:
- a CDS encoding hypothetical protein (product_source=Hypo-rule applied; superfamily=47565) — encoded protein: MQKSNFYKLLKVMCKYIAILFIIMQVGCSAKYQHNKDIALKEFKTGELVREDLIFNRELLKDYFLCVCITYGFKEKNIEELDSSQAVYFDISSYAPEAFKEVKDYAIEFVENIKASPHDDLGNTKAIIMNCIDKYKSEEINSFIKSMDKYIAEDN